In Setaria italica strain Yugu1 chromosome IX, Setaria_italica_v2.0, whole genome shotgun sequence, the genomic stretch AAGCAAGTGCCAGCACCATGACAAAAAGGAACAACTTTCGCTCCCAAAACCTTGCAAGGGTCCAACACGCAAAACAAGCGGCCTCCCCTCCACCTTTCCCCATGGCTCTCGCCCGCTCGTGACACCACGACCCCTCCGTCTCCTGTCCTTGTCCGCTTCCACTGCCTGCCGGCCCCCTCCACTACCCCGAGTCCAAGCCGCAACGTTCGGTCACGAGCACgatgcagcggaagccccccaCCGTCGTCAGCCGAGCCGAGCGCTATCCCATTCCAATTCCAACCGCTCCGACCCCGAGTGGGGAACGGGGAATAGATCCTCCGCGACGGGCACAGCTTCCACTGCAGAATTTAGAACCTATCCCACCCCTCGCAGCACGCAATCAACCAACGATACACACTCGATCACGCGTGCCGAGAACTGAACCCCGGAGAAATCAGCGCCAAAGCCTCCATTTTTTTAGTGCCGCAAAGCCACTTCTCGGCCGCCGCTGCGGGCTATCAGTTGCATAGCATAGTTTAGATTAGCTTCCCCACCTTCACATGCTCCGCGTCTCTCCCACGGCAATCCCGGCCAATCTCGCCCTCCAGATTAGCCGATTTCCAGGGCTCCGATCCTGCGGTTCGGTAACGCCCCTTGCTGACGACGCTCTCTGCTTTCCCTTGGCCTGCCATAACTCGCTGCTGCCGTTCGCGACCAGCCATTAATGGCGAGGGGGAGTTACGACTCGCTCTGAACCTCTCTCTTTCTGTCTGATCCGGCGGGCGTTCCGTCCCTTTTCCTCGGCCGGTTGTTTCTTAGCTTGCATGCGTAGGCGCAGGCAGCCGGGCATGGAAGGAAACTGTAGCGCCAGTGACGCGTTGTCGAGAGGGTCTACTCCGTCTCCAAAGCCTTCGCCGTCGTGTTAATGGAAAGAGACGAGTGTTGCGAGGAGTAAAGGCGGCAGCTTTTCCCTTATTTTCTCTTCCGTTCTGGAAGAAGTCAAGCCGCCTCCCCTCTCGTCTCGTATCCGTCCTCGTCTTCTCTTCCCTGGCCGGCCATCGAGCTTCCGCCTGGGCTCACCGTTTGCCCCTCCATCTCCTTGCTCGTTTTGGGGTGCTGTTAGGCGGAGAAAAGCTGAGCGCTTTGTCTCTTCCGCTCTGTTCTAGCAAGTGGCAGTGTCCTGCCTCGGCTTGATGCTCCTGTTGGTCGTTCCCGTTGAGAGCGGCTTGGTTTTAGTAGGTCCTGGGTCCTCTTTCACCTAATCTTGTTTCTAGTTTCGGTTGGTGAGTCATCGGCTAGCTCTTGTTGGTTAGCCCAGTTCTTCTTGGACTGGAGTATATAATCTCCCGgccgtcttcttcttcttctgttcttGTGTGCTCTTCACATTGGCCCATCAGTCTCCCTGCTCCTTCCAAGGCGAACTCTGCTCGGATCAAGAAGAGGAGAGCTCCTCTGTGCTGGGAGGTTGGGAGGCAGTGCTTTCCTTCCGGCGAGCCTTGGATGCTGCCTGTCGATCTTTGAGCTTTAGGTGAGGAATCCGATGCCTGCTCCATTTCTCTTCTCCACCTTTTGACTAAAACTATGCAATCTTTAGCTTGTTTTATTGAGCTTCGGTTACTGTTGTCAATTAGGGGTGTTTAATTCGTGGGTTTGCTTCTTGCTTTGAGAGAGGAAAGATGGCTGCaactttcttgtttttttttttggtgctgTAATTGTTACCCATAGGCTTTCCTTTGCTGTCGTGTTAAAGGCAGCAACGTGCAACAAAGTAATTTTCCGGTGAACCTGGCCGTGCTTTACGCCGGTGATGAATGCATTTAAGGTCATCCTTTTTCAGTTGGGCTTTACCACTCTTTTGCCGCGTGGGCGCGGATGCAACTTTTGTTTTTAgtgccacttttttttttcctgcgaTTGAAGACTCCTGCTGATCTCTTTCATCCTAGTAAGTCTCGGTTTCAGAGGATCGGTGGTTTGTAATTTGAGGTTTCTGAACATAGTTCCCGCGCTTGTACCTTTCTCTGGTCATCTACTCATCTCCTAATGCTGCAGAGCAGAGATGAAGAGAATGAGCCCATGTCTCAATACACTGTCCTTCCTAGTTCAGAATGCGTTTGCAAGTAGCACCAGAGCTTCCCTGACACCTGACCCACTGCTTTCATAGGAGATGCCGAGACGGCAGTGAATTAGTTATTATCAGCCTTGCAGTCTAAGCTACCAAGTACAGTTAGTAGTACTGAGTACTGACACCTTCTGTTAATACGGACAGGCAAAACCTTAGATGCCTTATTGGTGGATGGAGTGTACCCCATGAATCACACGAAGGCAGTGTTGATGTGTGGTGTAACTGCCATTTATAAGGTGCTTACTGCTTAGTACTACTCGAGAGGAGTTAATGTGCCGAGGACAGAGGTTAGATACTTCCATTAGGAGGAAGTAAGTTTTATCTTGTGGTTACTGCTTACTACTGCTTACTATTGATTCCAAGCATTCCCTTCGAGCACTTCTGCACCACTCCTGGGTATACCTGCCTCTAGCTTTATTTTGAGCAGAGGATGTTCCGTAAGAAAATTGAGTACATCGAAGACATCACATGGGCACTTCTCTGGTAGCTGTTAatcatttgtaatttttttatctGATTTAATTGGTCAACCATGAAATCATGCTCTCCATGTTGCTTGCTGTGTGATCATGCTACATGTTCCTTGCTTCATTGTATGATGACACTGCAGATTTTGATACCTTTTCCAATAAATTATCTTTTTTCTTCATGCGCTATATATACAAGAAAGACATTGTCTCTATTTTCGGTTATTTCTGTTGTAGGTTAAAATTTAGAAAAGCCTGTCCCTGTCTTCAGAGACAGCCAACCAGGATTTCTGTAATTTTTAAAACATATTTTGCCAATCACATTTCCTTTTTTGTGGGCTGAACATGTTCTTACGTTATTTCTGTGCAGGTGATTAAAGACTTGTTTGACTGCATTCTCCATATCTTTTAGTTCTTGAGCAGAGATGGAACTTGTATACATGGATAGGAGAAATGGATTACATGATGAGGGTGCAATTCCAGAGTTCAGTGGAagggcagaagaagaccaagacCTGACTATTGCTGCATCTGAGGTTCAGCCTGATTTGAGTCAGATAAACAACAAGAAGCCATTGACGTCAGATGAGAAGAAAAGCAAGAGCTGCCAGTCATGCCACAAGTCACCATGTTTGTGCTGTGGTGACGCACACCATGCGGATTTGTTCCCTGCACTTCCTGCCAAGATGATGATCTTGGAGTTTCTCATCAGAAGCCTGAGGCACCCAACAAGAACCCATAATGTCACTGATCTTGACGACTTGATCACTGATGGGGTCAGCCAAGGAAGTGTAAATCTTGGCCCTTCCGAGAAAAAGGTGCTGGACTCTTTGCATGCTCTTGTAAATGCAAAGACAAGACCGAAAAGCCCATCGCCTTTCCTGGCAGGATCAAAAATGAGAAAAACTCGGTCAAAATCCCACATTATTACACAGTCAGAAATACTGAAGCTTATATCTCCTGAGACATGGGAAACCTCCTCCCCTGGGACATCTCCAATGAATAAAGGCACAGCTGAGGTCCACATCCATGAGAAGACGTCACCCTCATGCTCGCATATGACATCTATGAGCTCAAATCAGCCTGTCCTATCACACTGCCCATCATCTCTTAGTGCAGGCCTTCTACAATGCATTTGGAAGGATGGGCTGCCTCATTTTGAATTGTCACTGGACGATCCCATTGCAGTATACACTGCAAACCCAATCAAGGTACAGGACAATGACAGGGCCCTTGACTATGTCTACATGATCCATTCTGGAGAGCAAGGAAGAAAAGATTGGATGGGCCACTCAAGCAATGTGTCCAGACTTGTGGGCAAGATCAAGGTGTCAAGTTCTTTAGTGCTAAACTCAGACAAGTCAAGTCTTTTGGAAACTGAGTTTGTGCTGTATGGTTCTCCAGATGACTATCTGAGGCAAATGCATAGTTCCTATAGTGTTccaaaaggaaagggactagTCAAGAGAGTGACAGAAATTATGAGAACAGGACATGTTTCCTCTAGTCCTAAACATCCCTGGAAGTTTGGCAAATCCTTCTCTCATCAGTTCGACGACTTAACTGAAATACTCGAAGGTGAAATGATCAGTGCTAGAGAATCGGGCCTGACAAACCTCGACGCTGAGGATCAACCGACCAACCAAGAGTTGGCAGCAATTGTGGTCAAGGAACAACGACAAAAACGCCAGAAAGAGCCTGTGGTCGGTGGCTGGGGCTTGAAGTTCCTTGAGAAAGCAGGATTAAATCATTCAGAAGGCACTGAAGTTTCTGATGTTCAGAACAGAAATGGTGCTGCAAAATGTATAACTGCCATTGTTCCCAGAGGTTATCACGGCGGCGCTGTTCCGAAGTGCAGTGGCCCATCAGGTCTCATTGAGAGATGGAGATCTGGAGGATGCTGTGATTGCGGTGGATGGGATCTTGGCTGCCCCATCAGAGTGCTGAACAATGATGGATGTGCCTCCTTGCCTGAAGAAGAGTCACAGGAGAGCAGAGCAGTAGAGCTGTCAATCAAGGTAACTAACCCTGGGCTTATTTGCAGTAGAATTACATGGTTTGAATCAGATATCAGAAATCAGAATTTCTGCTAGGTCATATTTGCGGTTTTGTTTATTATTCAGGTTTTGATGCACTAGAATGCCTTCAGATTCTCATCTATCTTACCATTAATTTTCAGGGCGCGAGGAAGCAGACAATGTTAAGGCTTGTCAACATCACGGAGGACCTGTACATCTTGTACTTCGATTCGGGTCTTTCACCATTGCAATGCTTCTCAACGGGGATAGCAATTGTGCACAGCCAAGCACCACAGCTATGCCCAAAACTGTGAATGGCAAAGCTTGGTATAGCACTATGAAGATGTAAATAGATAAGTAGAGATAGAAATATTCCACATTTATACAGTAGATTCGTTGACTCAATCCATGCCAAGATGACAACGGTGATGTGTGAAAACTATGCCATGTGTATTCCACATTTACTAACTATTAAATCAAGATGGATTTGTGGCAAGGGAGGTTATTTGTCCTGTTAGAAAATTTCttagatttttatttttaaaaaatcttATTTTTTTCACAAACGTGAAAGTACTTGTAACATTCCGCTTGTGTTCCTCGCTGCTGACACCGGATTTGCGCTACAAACTTAAACGCTGCAAATGAATCCAAAAACATCCCTAAAGCAGACACTAGCAAGAAAATGGAGCAGCAAATTAAGATCTAACAGACTATACTACCCTGAGCAAGCAGTACGCCAGTAGAACATGTTGGTAGCACGATTTGATTGGCAAGTGGCCTAGtgttccaggtaaaagaaactTGGGGGTCCCAAATCCTTATTTATTCGAGTCATGTGTCATTGCATCATCAGGCGTCTGCAGTAGAAAGAATAGCGTGGATCAATTAGGCAACTTTACCTATTGGCCAAACACGGTGGGGGAAAAAAAGGTGGCAGGACACTCATGATAACATTGCAATTGCCACTAGGGAAATGCATTTTTCTTGCCATTAAAATGTGAATAACACACTGCCATTATATAGACTGACAGCAGAGCCaggtaagaaaaataaaataaaacaactATATGATATTCATCCATCTTGCAATTGTTAAGATATGCACCCGTATCCTGGTGTTGAGAACGGATAGGTTTAGGCTCCGGTTTGTTGTAGATTAGATTTGGTTGTTGTATATCTTAGCTTGTAAGTCACACTTGTAATCTACTTCTTGTACAAGTTGTAAACGCCATGCTAGGGGCTATTCCTAGCTATATAAACACGG encodes the following:
- the LOC101784454 gene encoding uncharacterized protein LOC101784454, whose protein sequence is MELVYMDRRNGLHDEGAIPEFSGRAEEDQDLTIAASEVQPDLSQINNKKPLTSDEKKSKSCQSCHKSPCLCCGDAHHADLFPALPAKMMILEFLIRSLRHPTRTHNVTDLDDLITDGVSQGSVNLGPSEKKVLDSLHALVNAKTRPKSPSPFLAGSKMRKTRSKSHIITQSEILKLISPETWETSSPGTSPMNKGTAEVHIHEKTSPSCSHMTSMSSNQPVLSHCPSSLSAGLLQCIWKDGLPHFELSLDDPIAVYTANPIKVQDNDRALDYVYMIHSGEQGRKDWMGHSSNVSRLVGKIKVSSSLVLNSDKSSLLETEFVLYGSPDDYLRQMHSSYSVPKGKGLVKRVTEIMRTGHVSSSPKHPWKFGKSFSHQFDDLTEILEGEMISARESGLTNLDAEDQPTNQELAAIVVKEQRQKRQKEPVVGGWGLKFLEKAGLNHSEGTEVSDVQNRNGAAKCITAIVPRGYHGGAVPKCSGPSGLIERWRSGGCCDCGGWDLGCPIRVLNNDGCASLPEEESQESRAVELSIKGARKQTMLRLVNITEDLYILYFDSGLSPLQCFSTGIAIVHSQAPQLCPKL